Proteins encoded in a region of the Borrelia hermsii DAH genome:
- a CDS encoding S2/P23 family protein: protein MDMKILLLVPTAIFCMQCNNKGAQNLNYNQDESKRRSVKRDNYLSKFNHKKPKEFESPSNTLIQNTQEPYVMLEGTKKISLIFTTKYATWIKNKAISIKGLDGKIMSTLENKLRYAYSISPIKLNNHFNTKIMPIVLFETTKNGGEDLEVTSFNLTDTPRLNFNARRYPGIEGLYKPATTENSEEPGYFHTNPFWIPYNNKEVIPALTQAQYIKAKIKVKHKTSNTIKEYHILLDTSYLVKLIKSILNRYPDITKTAPNFKL from the coding sequence ATGGATATGAAGATTTTATTATTAGTACCCACTGCAATATTTTGCATGCAATGCAATAATAAAGGAGCTCAAAATTTAAATTACAATCAAGATGAAAGCAAACGACGCAGCGTTAAACGTGACAATTACCTAAGTAAATTTAATCACAAAAAACCTAAAGAATTTGAATCTCCCTCTAACACTTTAATACAAAATACGCAAGAACCATATGTAATGCTAGAAGGCACCAAAAAAATTTCATTAATTTTTACAACAAAATATGCAACATGGATTAAAAACAAAGCTATAAGCATTAAAGGACTAGATGGCAAGATTATGAGTACTCTTGAAAATAAGCTTAGATATGCTTATTCAATATCCCCTATTAAACTGAACAACCATTTTAACACCAAAATTATGCCTATTGTACTATTCGAGACCACTAAAAATGGTGGTGAGGATCTTGAAGTTACAAGCTTTAATTTAACAGATACGCCTCGCTTAAATTTCAATGCAAGAAGATATCCAGGAATTGAGGGACTATACAAACCAGCAACAACAGAAAACTCAGAAGAACCTGGCTATTTTCATACAAACCCATTTTGGATACCATATAACAATAAAGAAGTAATACCAGCACTTACACAAGCACAATACATAAAAGCCAAAATCAAGGTTAAGCATAAGACAAGCAATACCATTAAGGAATATCATATATTACTTGATACCAGCTATCTGGTTAAGTTAATAAAAAGCATACTAAACCGATATCCTGATATTACAAAGACTGCGCCTAATTTTAAACTTTAA
- a CDS encoding arthropod-associated lipoprotein: MKKIILGAIVALFALLSCDQNSKADPTKLGTGEGNAYVKVIKDPAKLTVVARNFEDIKALLPPASAGKTYQDSKLDAAFTATGTDLDKFSKALAAKQTLEAAKKNAGANVAEIDKELIEVIKALGFTDGDAAQAGSFNNVLKKFTDALEG; this comes from the coding sequence ATGAAAAAAATTATTTTAGGTGCTATCGTAGCATTATTTGCTTTATTAAGCTGTGATCAAAATTCAAAAGCAGATCCAACAAAACTTGGAACAGGAGAAGGCAATGCCTACGTAAAGGTTATTAAAGACCCCGCAAAACTAACAGTAGTTGCCAGAAATTTTGAGGACATTAAGGCTCTTTTACCTCCAGCATCAGCAGGTAAAACTTATCAAGACTCCAAATTGGATGCTGCATTTACAGCAACTGGTACTGATCTAGATAAATTCTCAAAAGCATTAGCTGCTAAACAAACACTTGAAGCTGCTAAAAAGAATGCAGGTGCCAATGTTGCTGAGATTGACAAAGAACTTATAGAAGTAATTAAAGCTTTAGGATTTACAGATGGCGATGCAGCCCAAGCCGGCAGTTTTAATAATGTTCTTAAGAAATTTACAGACGCCCTAGAAGGATAA
- a CDS encoding PBSX family phage terminase large subunit, whose protein sequence is MELNDLSVFIKLQKRFKQKFNINIATFSQKKRKEIDFKSFEEKYLTLKQREVLLDLNNNFCSKIIFNGGISSGKTFLASYLLIKFLIQNKDYYHKDTNNFIVGSSIGALLTNTLKQVEKICNLLNVEYVLKVSRSVSCTIAGLTLNIYGGKNSDAFFRIRGSNSALVYVNEATLMHKETLLEIMKRLRQKPSIIIFDTNPDHPAHYFKSDYIDKKDIYRTYNFSIYDNPLNLKDFIETQEMIYKNLSAYKARVLLGEWTASTDACFNEVILNCDYTFKSPIMYVDPAFSVGMDNTAICVLERVGDKYYAYIYQDRKPISDNSILSAINVLAENFNINTLYVEDRDNTDGHGFLTKIMISLRQSMNHYFKISAVKPLSNKFVRICTLIPLFNARKIEFLKIIDKNVINDIYSYSGASKGKDDALDALSACYLLLSLEYKDKLKHFSKSRYI, encoded by the coding sequence TTGGAATTAAACGATTTATCAGTTTTTATTAAATTGCAGAAGAGATTTAAACAAAAATTTAATATTAATATTGCCACATTTTCACAAAAAAAACGAAAAGAAATTGATTTTAAATCGTTTGAAGAGAAGTATTTAACCCTTAAACAGAGGGAAGTACTCTTGGATTTAAATAATAATTTTTGCTCTAAAATAATCTTTAATGGTGGAATATCTAGTGGTAAGACATTCTTAGCATCATATTTACTTATTAAGTTTTTGATTCAAAATAAAGATTATTATCACAAAGATACTAATAATTTTATTGTGGGCAGTTCCATTGGTGCATTGCTTACCAATACACTTAAACAGGTAGAGAAGATATGTAATCTTTTAAATGTAGAGTATGTTTTAAAGGTTTCTCGCAGTGTTTCATGCACCATTGCGGGCCTGACACTTAATATTTATGGTGGCAAGAATAGTGATGCTTTCTTTAGGATTAGGGGTAGTAATTCTGCTTTGGTGTATGTCAATGAGGCAACCTTAATGCATAAAGAAACTTTGCTTGAGATAATGAAAAGGCTTAGACAAAAGCCATCCATTATTATTTTTGACACTAATCCCGATCATCCTGCACATTACTTTAAGAGTGATTATATTGATAAAAAAGATATATATAGGACATATAATTTTAGTATTTATGATAATCCTTTAAACTTGAAAGATTTTATTGAAACACAGGAAATGATTTACAAAAATTTATCTGCTTATAAGGCCCGAGTACTCTTAGGAGAGTGGACTGCTAGTACTGATGCGTGCTTTAATGAGGTTATTCTTAATTGTGATTATACATTTAAAAGTCCAATTATGTATGTTGATCCTGCGTTTTCTGTTGGTATGGACAATACTGCAATTTGTGTACTTGAGAGGGTGGGAGATAAGTATTATGCATATATTTATCAGGATAGAAAACCTATAAGTGATAATTCAATTCTTAGTGCAATTAATGTGCTTGCGGAAAACTTTAATATTAATACACTTTATGTTGAGGATCGAGATAATACCGATGGACATGGGTTTTTAACAAAAATTATGATATCCCTTCGGCAAAGCATGAATCATTATTTTAAAATATCAGCAGTTAAACCTTTAAGCAATAAGTTTGTGCGAATATGTACTCTAATACCCTTATTTAACGCCCGTAAGATAGAGTTTTTAAAGATTATAGATAAGAATGTTATTAATGATATTTATAGCTATAGTGGTGCTTCTAAAGGCAAAGATGACGCTCTTGATGCTTTGAGTGCTTGTTATCTACTCTTAAGTCTTGAATATAAAGATAAACTTAAGCATTTCTCCAAGAGCAGATATATTTAA
- a CDS encoding chromosome replication/partitioning protein → MGIEVNKRNLAKELSPEEQISIHYNKLKERLKINFQKEIFCKIEAMKVLKEIKDKEYYKLDNYASFDDFAKDYRLARTQTYKYLKIATAIEEGIVEEKYVINNGINGTMFLLRNKEGVNIKKSKQNPLRPLRFQLKCSDAYAFYKQNAKLTSFLLEKVFSEEKEFLAKIISQFESSKRGKK, encoded by the coding sequence ATGGGAATAGAGGTTAATAAGAGGAATTTGGCTAAAGAACTTTCACCTGAAGAACAGATATCTATTCACTATAATAAGCTTAAGGAGAGATTGAAAATTAATTTTCAAAAAGAGATCTTTTGTAAAATTGAGGCAATGAAGGTATTAAAAGAGATTAAGGATAAGGAGTATTACAAGCTTGATAATTATGCTAGTTTTGACGATTTTGCCAAAGATTATCGGCTTGCAAGGACTCAGACTTATAAGTATTTAAAGATAGCCACTGCTATTGAGGAGGGAATTGTAGAGGAGAAGTATGTCATTAACAATGGGATCAATGGAACCATGTTTTTGTTAAGGAATAAAGAGGGTGTTAATATAAAGAAATCGAAACAAAATCCGTTAAGGCCTTTAAGGTTTCAGCTTAAATGTTCTGATGCATATGCATTTTATAAGCAAAATGCCAAGCTTACAAGCTTTCTTTTAGAGAAAGTTTTCTCGGAAGAAAAAGAATTTTTAGCAAAAATAATAAGTCAATTTGAGTCTTCAAAGAGGGGGAAAAAATAG
- a CDS encoding ParA family protein encodes MDTKETKVITVASIKGGVGKSTTSLIFATLLSQSFKVLIIDIDTQASTTSYYFNIIKEQGIDLFNRNIYEVLISNLHIDSSVVNINSNLDLIPSYLTLHKFNSESIPYKEFRLKEQLKLLGFEYDYIILDTNPSLDFTLTNALVCSSYIIVPITAEKWAVESLDLFNFFIEKLSIKAPIYLLNTKFKKNNTHKELLNILKENDNFLGTISEREDLNRKIARNDVFDLSKDYIMEYQNTLLTLMSKIGIMA; translated from the coding sequence ATGGATACAAAAGAGACAAAAGTAATTACAGTGGCATCAATTAAGGGTGGTGTGGGTAAGAGCACCACGAGTCTAATATTTGCAACGCTTTTATCACAATCTTTTAAGGTATTAATTATCGATATTGACACACAAGCATCAACTACCAGTTATTATTTTAATATCATAAAGGAACAGGGAATAGATTTGTTTAATCGGAATATATATGAAGTGTTAATATCAAATCTGCATATTGATAGTTCTGTTGTAAATATTAATAGTAATTTAGATTTAATACCAAGTTATTTGACTTTGCATAAATTTAATTCAGAGTCTATTCCTTATAAAGAATTTAGGCTAAAAGAACAATTAAAGTTATTGGGGTTTGAGTATGATTACATAATACTTGATACCAATCCAAGCTTAGATTTTACTTTAACTAATGCTTTAGTATGTAGTAGTTACATCATAGTGCCAATTACGGCAGAGAAATGGGCAGTTGAGAGTTTAGATTTATTTAATTTTTTCATAGAGAAATTATCTATAAAGGCTCCTATTTATTTGCTTAATACTAAGTTTAAAAAGAATAATACGCATAAGGAGTTATTAAATATTTTAAAAGAAAATGATAATTTTTTAGGTACAATCTCCGAAAGAGAAGATTTAAATAGGAAAATAGCTAGAAACGATGTTTTTGATTTAAGTAAAGATTATATAATGGAGTACCAAAATACGCTTTTAACTTTGATGAGTAAGATAGGCATTATGGCTTAA
- a CDS encoding DUF226 domain-containing protein yields MVALLELLKQKKKEIDPKNQRKGKSNIFSKVEEINKRKIYHTKIFNDFYTFGISKNEPTKFFISLRGIFNIEDISMFHLFSIRDDDDFLGIYYGIKKLDKAFLVKNFNKRETYTLRKCEYIEFRFKKGGVFCYLSGLHNLLKKDKVESSYYQTLLSILLELERELYAFYGKKLPEGGIIPRWIQKRQK; encoded by the coding sequence ATGGTGGCTTTACTAGAATTATTGAAGCAGAAGAAAAAAGAAATAGATCCCAAGAACCAAAGGAAGGGAAAGAGTAATATTTTCTCTAAAGTAGAAGAGATTAATAAACGCAAGATATATCATACTAAGATATTTAATGACTTTTACACATTTGGGATAAGTAAGAATGAGCCAACTAAGTTTTTCATATCTCTTAGAGGGATTTTCAACATAGAAGACATAAGCATGTTTCATTTATTCTCAATAAGAGATGATGATGATTTTTTGGGTATTTATTACGGGATTAAGAAATTAGACAAGGCATTTTTAGTAAAAAATTTTAATAAGAGGGAGACTTATACTTTAAGGAAGTGTGAGTACATAGAATTTAGATTTAAGAAGGGCGGGGTTTTTTGTTATTTAAGTGGCCTGCATAATTTATTAAAAAAAGATAAGGTTGAGAGTTCCTACTATCAGACTTTACTAAGTATACTCCTAGAATTAGAGAGGGAACTTTATGCATTTTATGGGAAAAAATTGCCGGAAGGGGGTATCATTCCAAGATGGATACAAAAGAGACAAAAGTAA
- a CDS encoding plasmid maintenance protein — protein MKIKSIKGKTNRYQYNLIVLISTLNFMNFKLKRYTQKNILYFFNGNLKRNNQKIVKIKTLQNYLYALEKKFKLTLNYCKHLGKQCGSEIYYTLQYSKKECHAKINSHFKHLKEEKINKFQERVRIYGKENGSPKWECINNINNNNKREEEILIKYISKCKFRIDLPFTLLNLKINKTVKIELIKEIKRYEKSINLLSEEDLTLIKGELRSGQIGCVEDFLKRKGYLNKNTQGNSCKQAIKVEKLKEILGKGELELKKQNYDEEALREEFSRIYETYKEKPHFIIEQDKYRDLDRLIRKIKTNIKTYRKQESEGDDIKNNIFSILLEQLRHRVDISVLIPALKKFINTKDELKYSKVVDNTYYYELLRIIK, from the coding sequence ATGAAAATCAAAAGTATAAAGGGAAAAACCAATAGATATCAATACAACTTAATTGTGCTTATATCTACACTTAATTTCATGAATTTCAAACTAAAACGATACACACAAAAGAACATTTTATATTTTTTTAATGGCAACTTAAAGAGGAATAATCAAAAGATAGTCAAGATCAAAACACTACAGAATTATTTATACGCACTTGAGAAAAAGTTTAAACTCACACTCAACTACTGCAAACACCTAGGCAAGCAATGTGGCAGTGAAATTTATTATACGCTACAATATTCAAAGAAAGAATGTCACGCTAAGATAAACTCACATTTCAAGCATCTTAAGGAAGAGAAGATAAACAAATTTCAAGAAAGAGTAAGGATTTACGGCAAAGAAAATGGGAGTCCAAAATGGGAGTGTATTAATAATATTAATAATAATAATAAAAGAGAAGAAGAAATATTGATCAAATACATAAGCAAATGCAAATTCAGGATTGATTTACCCTTCACTTTATTAAACTTGAAGATAAATAAGACAGTAAAGATAGAACTTATAAAGGAAATAAAAAGGTATGAAAAGAGCATAAACCTTCTCTCAGAGGAAGACTTGACCTTAATTAAAGGTGAGCTTAGAAGTGGGCAAATAGGATGTGTTGAGGACTTTTTAAAACGAAAGGGATATTTAAATAAAAATACCCAAGGTAATAGCTGTAAACAGGCAATTAAGGTAGAGAAACTTAAGGAAATACTAGGTAAAGGGGAATTGGAACTTAAGAAGCAGAATTATGACGAAGAGGCATTAAGAGAGGAGTTTAGTAGAATATATGAAACTTATAAAGAAAAGCCCCATTTCATAATAGAACAAGACAAATACAGAGATTTAGATCGTCTAATAAGGAAAATAAAAACCAACATTAAGACCTACCGAAAACAAGAAAGCGAAGGAGATGATATAAAAAACAATATTTTTAGTATATTATTAGAACAGCTAAGGCATAGAGTAGATATTAGCGTATTGATACCTGCCTTAAAGAAATTTATTAATACTAAGGATGAATTAAAGTATAGCAAAGTGGTTGATAACACATATTATTACGAATTGCTTAGGATTATAAAGTAA
- a CDS encoding BBA14 family lipoprotein, with protein sequence MKIKLILCLITLLQFIILSCTSIASLPEEPEAPIEPTLKNLSIYEAKLTGYALYLETFLVRTKQKLRDSDFPTFTLLNSSVLREEHTLEAVKDNIAHLKHYINNTKPIAISVYKKYSKLKK encoded by the coding sequence ATGAAGATAAAATTAATTCTATGTCTAATTACTCTATTGCAATTCATTATATTAAGTTGTACTTCCATAGCCTCACTACCAGAAGAACCTGAAGCACCTATTGAGCCTACACTTAAGAACTTAAGCATATATGAAGCAAAACTTACAGGTTATGCATTGTATCTAGAAACATTTTTAGTTCGAACTAAACAAAAATTAAGAGATTCGGACTTTCCAACCTTTACCTTACTAAACTCCAGTGTTCTAAGAGAAGAGCACACACTAGAGGCAGTTAAAGACAATATAGCGCACTTAAAACATTACATAAATAATACAAAACCAATAGCTATTTCTGTATACAAAAAATATAGTAAATTAAAAAAGTGA
- a CDS encoding BlyB family putative holin accessory protein, whose translation MLNKNNTNLGIVFLQNLMEFFGYSDTYDDEIFEIGIKKAIDIYKYMNTLYLTSMQKMEVKECKQIVMELETILNKITNLINAINTDADPTSIEELRLERNTLMETKTKLLKEELEARGKKGGKK comes from the coding sequence ATGTTAAACAAAAATAATACCAACTTGGGAATAGTCTTTCTTCAAAACTTAATGGAATTTTTTGGATACAGCGACACTTATGACGATGAAATTTTTGAAATAGGAATAAAAAAAGCCATTGATATTTACAAATACATGAATACTCTTTACTTGACTTCAATGCAAAAAATGGAAGTTAAAGAATGCAAACAAATAGTAATGGAACTTGAAACCATACTTAATAAGATTACGAATCTTATTAACGCAATTAACACTGATGCTGATCCTACATCAATTGAAGAATTACGACTTGAACGCAATACCCTTATGGAAACCAAAACCAAATTACTCAAAGAAGAATTAGAGGCAAGGGGCAAAAAGGGGGGAAAGAAATGA
- a CDS encoding BlyA family holin, with protein sequence MNTLFNFLSNIAETKLIIIGGIALLTLIPIVLLLKPVIIDVIQIIKHLLDKKNKK encoded by the coding sequence ATGAATACGTTATTTAACTTCCTATCAAATATTGCCGAGACGAAACTTATAATCATTGGGGGCATTGCATTACTTACATTAATCCCCATAGTACTACTCTTAAAGCCTGTAATAATTGATGTAATTCAAATAATTAAACATTTGCTTGACAAAAAAAACAAAAAATAA
- a CDS encoding DUF685 domain-containing protein: MDHTDEDTEESIQIKDFNRKIKVNENDLIPIDDIVEETYAITYKNLLEQIKKDTFYEGLEYFKKVIREIISRELLEYESHIEKMYLKIICKLIGLKTEPNSIDFSALFNKIKETLIQNLNQSGHNVQLSKISVYNPNKRDFELVEFQTLIDNLKEVFAESTTLEELKEYASITFARIDDFQRVNNSLSQVYVKKNELHKDLNLAMSFIRPQTEQDLSLEFIAFHPKANSLYRLTSHKYLKGIPHGFQHWGAQASTDVYYSYHEFSNKMLRIDIRSDKVELRFPRNLKEKCIYLNIFLNITSMTNANDTMTKKLNVRFSENSNASQYASLFFYSGRQHNITMPILAGWYQVKYAIYNDDINQDVPHLLKI; encoded by the coding sequence ATGGACCATACAGATGAAGACACAGAAGAAAGCATACAAATAAAAGATTTTAACAGAAAAATTAAAGTCAATGAGAACGATCTAATTCCCATTGACGATATTGTGGAGGAAACTTACGCAATTACATATAAAAACTTACTTGAGCAAATTAAAAAAGATACATTCTACGAGGGACTTGAATATTTTAAAAAGGTCATAAGAGAAATAATATCTAGAGAACTGCTTGAATATGAATCTCACATAGAAAAAATGTATTTAAAGATAATCTGTAAGCTAATAGGACTTAAAACAGAACCAAACAGCATTGATTTTAGTGCTCTATTTAACAAAATCAAGGAAACACTAATTCAAAATTTAAATCAGTCTGGACATAATGTGCAATTGAGCAAGATATCAGTCTACAATCCAAACAAACGGGATTTCGAATTGGTTGAATTTCAAACCCTTATCGACAATTTAAAAGAAGTTTTTGCAGAAAGCACTACACTAGAAGAACTCAAAGAATATGCAAGCATAACTTTTGCCAGAATAGATGATTTTCAAAGAGTAAACAATTCTTTAAGCCAAGTCTATGTAAAAAAGAATGAGTTGCACAAAGACTTAAACCTTGCAATGAGCTTTATTAGACCACAAACTGAACAAGATTTGAGCTTAGAATTTATTGCATTTCATCCAAAGGCAAACTCATTATATAGACTAACATCGCACAAGTACTTAAAAGGGATTCCCCATGGTTTTCAACATTGGGGAGCACAAGCATCAACTGATGTCTACTACTCTTATCATGAATTTAGCAACAAGATGTTAAGAATAGACATTAGAAGTGATAAAGTAGAATTAAGATTCCCAAGAAACCTTAAAGAAAAATGCATTTACCTTAACATATTTCTTAATATCACAAGTATGACAAATGCCAATGATACTATGACAAAAAAACTTAATGTCAGATTCTCAGAAAATAGCAATGCATCACAATATGCAAGCTTATTTTTCTACAGCGGGAGACAACACAATATAACAATGCCAATTCTTGCAGGATGGTATCAAGTAAAATACGCCATATACAACGATGATATAAATCAAGATGTTCCACATCTTCTTAAAATATAG
- a CDS encoding DUF735 family protein, with product MTENRAMQTIPKFLQNTQIAKIIQSELIFKKQLLEELNELLENFATINVEESINSRYIALMMLSLFNAFHLKKGLKKDLINSLKALIFALKSIGTDESFHLLFKAFLHARVEVTVNPNIPGEIIIKLLDNIRSPIKFKIAGKINGKLKIIIVKHKGKLKKLASNYIPKDFKNSIYGFIKSLIPAGRTIKIFDTYDKEIK from the coding sequence TTGACAGAGAATAGGGCAATGCAAACAATACCAAAGTTCCTACAAAATACACAGATTGCAAAAATCATACAAAGCGAACTTATCTTTAAAAAACAGCTACTAGAGGAGCTTAATGAACTACTAGAAAATTTTGCTACAATCAATGTAGAAGAAAGTATCAATTCAAGATACATTGCATTGATGATGCTATCATTATTTAATGCATTTCATTTAAAAAAAGGACTTAAAAAAGATCTAATCAATTCTCTTAAAGCATTAATATTTGCACTAAAATCAATAGGAACAGACGAAAGTTTTCATTTGCTATTTAAGGCATTCTTACACGCAAGAGTTGAGGTAACGGTTAATCCAAACATACCTGGAGAGATTATTATTAAATTGCTTGATAATATTAGATCGCCAATTAAATTTAAAATAGCTGGAAAAATTAATGGAAAATTAAAAATTATTATAGTTAAACACAAAGGAAAACTTAAAAAACTTGCATCTAACTATATTCCAAAGGATTTTAAAAATTCAATTTATGGATTTATTAAATCCCTAATTCCTGCTGGAAGAACTATTAAAATTTTTGACACCTATGATAAAGAAATAAAATAA
- a CDS encoding DUF276 domain-containing protein (DUF276 is restricted to Borreliella and related spirochetes.), whose product MKILFDKEIGILTKSIEEIQNAKKEILKKEYNLSIKDNSIFDIINYPSSAIDMEVIKVLNELFTTLKEGGTYFQNLQESLSIPKSSTYDAIKQALLEIPHVEYANIISSAGTIEIHIIFTPEYSETGIIDEETRINIWQAIYYTAPSGTSFQGQIKLEFLNKNRQKKIYRFSLGVNKYAYLKVLYKTETEAIHKEIDGQIREIYKKIIKDKYKDMGISFRHQDFLSPVSLIRGIKSIRVGIFIKENLKTKITQIKESEFMFNADVEIKENELISLNENLRLIIDRE is encoded by the coding sequence ATGAAAATACTATTTGACAAAGAAATTGGAATCCTTACAAAATCAATAGAAGAGATACAAAATGCAAAGAAAGAAATACTTAAAAAAGAATATAACCTTTCAATAAAAGACAACTCAATATTTGACATAATAAATTACCCAAGCTCTGCAATCGATATGGAAGTAATTAAAGTTTTAAATGAACTATTTACAACACTTAAAGAAGGGGGAACATACTTTCAAAATTTACAAGAATCTCTAAGCATACCAAAAAGCTCAACTTATGACGCAATAAAACAAGCACTCCTAGAAATTCCACATGTAGAGTATGCAAATATCATAAGTTCAGCAGGAACAATTGAAATTCACATAATATTTACGCCTGAATACAGTGAAACTGGGATCATTGATGAGGAAACACGGATAAATATTTGGCAAGCAATATACTATACTGCTCCGAGTGGCACATCATTTCAAGGACAAATAAAACTTGAATTTCTAAACAAAAACCGGCAAAAAAAGATATACAGGTTTAGCTTAGGGGTTAATAAATATGCATATTTAAAAGTGTTATACAAAACCGAAACAGAGGCAATACATAAAGAAATAGATGGACAAATACGAGAAATTTACAAAAAAATCATTAAAGATAAATATAAAGACATGGGAATCTCGTTCAGACATCAAGATTTTTTAAGTCCCGTAAGCTTAATTAGAGGAATTAAAAGCATACGAGTTGGTATTTTCATAAAAGAAAACCTAAAGACTAAAATAACACAAATTAAAGAATCTGAATTTATGTTCAATGCCGATGTTGAAATTAAAGAAAATGAACTGATCTCTCTTAATGAAAACTTAAGACTCATAATTGACAGAGAATAG